A window from Mogibacterium neglectum encodes these proteins:
- the rpmG gene encoding 50S ribosomal protein L33, which produces MRNKITLACTECKQRNYNTTKNKKNNPDRIELRKFCKFCGKETLHKETK; this is translated from the coding sequence TTGAGAAACAAGATTACACTAGCTTGCACAGAGTGTAAGCAGAGAAACTACAACACAACTAAGAACAAGAAGAACAATCCTGATAGAATTGAGCTTAGGAAGTTCTGTAAGTTCTGCGGTAAGGAAACTCTCCACAAGGAGACTAAGTAG
- the secE gene encoding preprotein translocase subunit SecE: MANNNETISRDGKDTKIENKTSKPEQRKERKGIIGYFTGVKQEMAKVVWPTRAELTKDTVVVFGVCIFFSLLFWGMDTGFLAVLKKLLGITLSK, encoded by the coding sequence ATGGCAAACAACAATGAAACCATATCCAGAGATGGCAAGGATACTAAAATAGAGAATAAGACCAGTAAACCGGAACAGCGCAAAGAGCGTAAGGGCATCATTGGATATTTCACTGGTGTTAAACAGGAGATGGCCAAAGTAGTATGGCCGACGAGAGCGGAACTGACCAAGGACACAGTAGTAGTTTTTGGCGTGTGCATCTTCTTCTCCCTGCTGTTCTGGGGGATGGATACAGGCTTCTTAGCAGTGCTCAAGAAGCTTCTCGGAATTACGCTATCGAAATAG
- the nusG gene encoding transcription termination/antitermination protein NusG, which yields MTEKTENLNTGGTTLSPLEGEGLRGDGTAKWYVIHTYSGYENKVKTNIEKMVEYRGMQDLILEVTIPTEDRVEIKNGQRKVKTRKLYPGYVVIKMIVNNETWYLVRNTEGVTGFVGHGSDPIPLTKEEVVRMGVEKMRIDLDVETGDTIRIIGGPFEGQMGIVEDISPDKQIVKAKVSMFGRDTPVELEFSQVGKLN from the coding sequence ATGACAGAGAAGACCGAAAACTTGAATACGGGCGGCACAACGCTGTCACCACTTGAGGGCGAAGGTCTACGTGGCGATGGTACCGCTAAGTGGTACGTAATCCATACGTATTCTGGTTATGAGAACAAGGTTAAGACTAACATCGAGAAGATGGTAGAATATAGAGGAATGCAGGATCTCATCCTTGAGGTTACCATTCCTACTGAGGATAGAGTCGAGATTAAGAATGGCCAGAGAAAGGTCAAGACTAGAAAGCTTTATCCTGGTTACGTAGTCATCAAGATGATTGTCAACAACGAGACTTGGTATCTGGTGCGTAACACAGAGGGCGTTACTGGATTCGTAGGTCACGGCTCTGATCCTATTCCACTAACTAAGGAAGAAGTGGTTAGGATGGGCGTTGAGAAAATGCGCATCGACCTGGATGTTGAAACTGGCGACACAATCCGCATTATCGGTGGACCTTTCGAGGGTCAGATGGGTATCGTTGAAGATATCAGTCCTGATAAGCAGATTGTTAAGGCTAAAGTATCGATGTTCGGTAGAGATACACCTGTAGAACTCGAATTCTCGCAGGTGGGAAAACTTAACTAA
- the rplK gene encoding 50S ribosomal protein L11, with translation MAKKIDGYIKLQIPAGGATPAPPVGPALGQKSVNIMDFCKQFNAKTQDQQGMIIPVVITVYTDRSFTFVCKTPPAAVLIKKAAGIDKASGEPNKTKVASITYAQAEEIAKTKMQDLNAATLEAATDMIKGTARSMGVTVTE, from the coding sequence ATGGCAAAGAAGATCGACGGCTATATTAAGCTTCAGATCCCTGCAGGAGGCGCAACACCTGCTCCACCAGTTGGACCTGCCCTAGGTCAGAAGAGTGTTAACATCATGGACTTCTGTAAGCAGTTCAATGCTAAGACTCAGGATCAGCAGGGAATGATCATTCCAGTTGTAATTACAGTTTACACAGATAGATCATTCACATTCGTATGCAAGACTCCACCAGCAGCAGTACTTATCAAGAAGGCAGCAGGCATTGATAAGGCATCGGGCGAACCTAACAAAACAAAGGTTGCGTCGATTACATACGCTCAGGCAGAGGAAATTGCGAAGACTAAGATGCAGGATCTCAATGCGGCTACACTTGAAGCAGCTACTGATATGATCAAGGGTACTGCTCGCAGCATGGGAGTTACTGTAACAGAGTAA